The following proteins are co-located in the Podarcis raffonei isolate rPodRaf1 chromosome 5, rPodRaf1.pri, whole genome shotgun sequence genome:
- the OGA gene encoding protein O-GlcNAcase isoform X1, whose protein sequence is MAADGSPGAGLAGMVDEARGEPQGTPGPSPVAAVASPNEASPARPDPAGPEADPDSGSGAVGNGGLRRFLCGVVEGFYGRPWVMEQRKELFRRLQKWGLNAYLYAPKDDYKHRMFWREMYSVEEAEQLMTLIAAAQEYGIEFIYAISPGLDITFSNPKEVSTLKRKLDQVSQFGCRSFALLFDDIDHNMCAADKEVFSSFAHAQISITNEIFQYLGEPETFLFCPTEYCGTFCYPNVAQSPYLRTVGEKLLPGIDVLWTGPKVVSKDIPVESIEEVSKIIRRAPVIWDNIHANDYDQKRLFLGPYKGRSTELIPRLKGVLTNPNCEFEANFVAIHTLATWYKSNMNGVRKDVVMTDTEDSTVSIQIKLENEGSDEDIETDVLYSPQLALKLSLTEWLQEFAVPHQYSSRQVAHSGAKTSVVDVPLVTPSALNSTTVITTVYQEPIMSQGTALSNESQVLVKEEEKKQLDEEPMDMVVEKQEDSDKNINQILTDIAEAKMSEELKPMDTDKESIAESKSPEMSMQDDCGDIAPMQTDEQTNKEQFVPGPHEKPLYAVEPVTLEDLQLLADLFYLPYEHGVKGAQMLREFQWLRANSSVVSVNCKGKDSEKIEEWRARAAKFEEMCSLVMGMFTRLSNCANRTILYDMYSYVWDIKSIMSMVKSFVQWLGCRSQSSAQFLSGDQEPWAFRGGLAGEFQRLLPIEGANDLFFQPPPLTPTSKVYTIRPYFPKDEASVYKICREMYDDETDQPFHSQPDLIGDKLVGGLLSLSPDYCFVLEDEDGICGYALGTVDVTPFIKKCKIAWFPFMQEKYSKPSSDKELSEAEKIMLSFHEEQEVLPETFLANFPSLIKIDIHKKVTDPSVAKSMMACLLSSLKANGSRGAFCEVRPDDKRILEFYSKLGCFEIAKMEGFPKDVIILGRSL, encoded by the exons ACTTCAGAAATGGGGACTGAATGCATACCTATATGCACCAAAAGATGATTACAAGCACAGGATGTTTTGGCGAGAAATGTATTCTGTGGAGGAAGCTG AGCAGCTCATGACTCTCATCGCGGCTGCTCAAGAATATGGGATAGAATTTATCTATGCTATCTCTCCTGGACTCGATATTACCTTCTCAAACCCAAAAGAAGTTTCTACATTGAAACGCAAGCTGGACCAG GTTTCTCAGTTTGGCTGCCGATCTTTTGCACTGTTATTTGATGATATTGATCACAATATGTGTGCAGCCGACAAAGAAGTGTTCAGTTCCTTTGCACATGCCCAGATCTCAATCACTAATGAAATCTTCCAGTATCTAGGAGAGccagaaacattcctcttctgtCCCACAG AATACTGTGGCACTTTCTGCTATCCAAATGTTGCTCAGTCTCCTTATTTACGAACTGTAGGGGAAAAGCTGTTACCTGGAATTGATGTGTTATGGACAG GTCCCAAAGTGGTATCTAAAGACATTCCAGTGGAGTCCATTGAAGAGGTTTCAAAGATAATTCGCAGAGCTCCGGTCATCTGGGACAACATTCATGCCAATGACTATGATCAGAAAAGGCTGTTTCTTGGTCCATATAAAGGTCGATCAACGGAACTCATCCCACGCTTAAAGGGAGTCCTGACCAATCCAAATTGTGAATTTGAAGCCAACTTTGTTGCTATTCACACCCTTGCAACCTGGTATAAATCCAACATGAATGGAGTAAGGAAAGATGTTGTGATGA CTGACACTGAAGACAGTACTGTTTCAATTCAGATTAAACTGGAGAATGAAGGCAGTGATGAAGATATTGAAACAGATGTTCTCTATAGCCCACAATTGGCCTTGAAGTTGTCATTAACAGAGTGGTTACAGGAATTTGCAGTACCTCATCAGTACAGCA GCAGACAAGTGGCCCATAGTGGCGCTAAAACAAGTGTTGTGGATGTGCCTCTGGTTACACCGTCCGCTTTAAATTCTACCACTGTGATTACTACCGTTTACCAAGAGCCCATAATGAGCCAGGGAACTGCACTAAGCAACGAATCACAGGTTCTGGtcaaagaggaagaaaagaagcaaCTGGATGAGGAGCCAATGGACATGGTAGTGGAAAAACAAGAGGATTCTGACAAGAATATCAATCAAATATTGACTGACATTGCTGAAGCAAAAATGTCAGAAGAGTTAAAACCAATGGATACGGATAAAGAGAGCATAGCTGAATCAAAATCTCCAGAGATGTCAATGCAGGATGATTGTGGTGATATTGCACCTATGCAGACAGATGAGCAAACGAACAAGGAGCAGTTTGTGCCTGGTCCCCATGAGAAGCCGCTATATGCAGTAGAACCAGTAACTCTAGAAGATCTACAGTTGCTTGCAGACTTGTTCTATCTTCCATATGAACATGGAGTCAAAGGGGCCCAAATGTTACGAGAGTTCCAGTGGCTCAGAGCAAACAGCAGTGTTGTTAGTGTGAATTGTAAAGGAAAGGACTCTGAAAAG ATTGAAGAATGGCGTGCTCGAGCCGCCAAGTTTGAAGAGATGTGTAGCTTGGTGATGGGCATGTTCACTCGTCTTTCAAACTGTGCCAACCGGACAATCCTCTATGACATGTACTCATACGTCTGGGACATCAAGAGCATCATGTCTATGGTGAAATCTTTTGTGCAGTGGCTAG GGTGTCGTAGTCAATCTTCAGCACAGTTCTTAAGTGGAGACCAAGAACCCTGGGCCTTTAGAGGTGGTCTAGCAGGAGAGTTCCAG CGTTTGCTGCCTATTGAAGGAGCAAATGACCTCTTTTTTCAGCCACCTCCTCTTACTCCAACTTCTAAAGTTTACACCATCAGACCCTATTTCCCTAAAGATGAG GCATCCGTGTACAAGATCTGCAGAGAAATGTATGATGATGAAACTGATCAGCCTTTCCATAGCCAGCCGGACTTAATTGGAGACAA GCTAGTAGGTGGTTTGCTGTCCCTCAGCCCAGATTACTGCTTTGTCCTGGAGGATGAAGATGGCATCTGTGGCTATGCACTGGGCACCGTTGATGTAACTCCTTTCATTAAGAAATGCAAAATTGCCTGGTTTCCTTTCATGCAGGAGAAATACAGCAAGCCAAGCAGTGATAAGGAGCTATCAGAGGCAGAG AAAATTATGCTGAGCTTCCATGAGGAGCAAGAAGTTCTGCCAGAAACATTCCTTGCCAACTTCCCATCACTGATAAAGATTGATATCCATAAGAAGGTGACTGATCCAAGTGTGGCTAAAAGCATGATGGCATGCTTGCTCTCTTCTCTGAAGGCAAATG GCTCCCGTGGGGCTTTCTGTGAAGTGAGACCAGATGATAAAAGAATCCTGGAATTTTACAGCAAACTGGGATGCTTTGAAATAGCTAAAATGGAGGGATTTCCAAAGGATGTCATTATTCTTGGAAGGAGCTTGTAA